One part of the [Synechococcus] sp. NIES-970 genome encodes these proteins:
- a CDS encoding L-asparagine amidohydrolase, whose translation MTVQPKLIIHGGAGSSLKGKGGLIAVRESLHKIVQDIYNLLAQGGSAVDAVILGAKLLEDEPRFNAGTGSVLQSDGQIRMSASLMDGAAQRFSGVINVGRVKNPIEIAQALQAEDDRVLSDVGAAEMLRVLQLPIHDPLTDLRLQEWMEERKGNFSSSMAGVVAEDEMARRGTIGVVALDQAGRVAAATSTGGKGLERIGRVSDSAMPAGNYATNLAGVSCTGIGEDIIEECLAAKVVIRVTDGFSLQAAMEKSIEEATINRRDLGAIALDAQGNIVWGKTSEVLLAAYHDGTAVGDTLEWQIEPGVGSQA comes from the coding sequence CTTGATCGCGGTACGAGAATCGCTCCACAAGATTGTCCAGGATATCTATAATTTGCTTGCTCAAGGCGGGAGTGCCGTGGATGCGGTAATCCTGGGGGCGAAACTTTTAGAAGACGAACCCCGCTTTAATGCTGGTACAGGTTCGGTGCTGCAATCTGATGGTCAAATTCGCATGAGTGCATCTTTGATGGATGGGGCTGCTCAACGCTTTAGCGGCGTGATCAATGTGGGTCGGGTGAAAAATCCGATTGAAATTGCCCAAGCACTGCAAGCAGAAGATGACCGGGTTTTGTCCGATGTGGGCGCAGCGGAAATGCTCAGGGTTTTGCAACTACCGATCCATGATCCCCTCACAGATCTGCGTTTGCAGGAATGGATGGAAGAACGCAAAGGAAACTTCAGCAGTAGTATGGCTGGGGTCGTCGCTGAAGATGAAATGGCCCGGCGGGGAACCATTGGGGTAGTGGCGCTGGATCAAGCGGGCCGGGTGGCAGCAGCAACTTCCACCGGGGGTAAGGGTTTAGAGCGTATCGGCCGGGTGAGTGATTCGGCAATGCCCGCAGGCAATTATGCGACGAACCTAGCTGGGGTCAGTTGCACCGGAATTGGGGAAGATATCATCGAAGAATGTTTGGCGGCGAAGGTCGTTATCCGCGTCACTGATGGTTTCAGTTTGCAGGCTGCCATGGAAAAATCCATCGAAGAAGCAACCATAAATCGGCGAGATCTCGGGGCGATCGCCTTAGATGCCCAGGGAAATATTGTCTGGGGAAAAACCAGTGAAGTGCTGTTGGCGGCCTACCATGATGGCACTGCGGTGGGGGATACCCTAGAGTGGCAAATTGAACCGGGAGTTGGCTCCCAGGCGTGA
- a CDS encoding permease protein of ABC transporter translates to MIVRTFLTRTAIASGTLLAISFVVFTILALAPGDPLSEFANNPAITAEVRENIRRSLGLDQPFQIRYFKWLWALIQGDLGYSFTSKSPVLSLIWQRLPTTLWVVGIAYGVSVAIALPLGIISALRRNSLFDQLATTAAFLGYSLPTFFTGLLAIILFSVQLQWLPSMYNSTLVVNNLASFGQQIQQSILPIAVLALYQTAVLTRFVRNAILEELPQDYVRTAYAKGLGEFAVLRKHILRNALIPVVTLVALDVPTIFTGALITEQIFRVPGIGALLIESINRSDTPVVMGITMIYAILVVIFNAIADLSYRLLDPRIK, encoded by the coding sequence GTGATCGTGCGTACCTTTCTCACACGGACGGCGATCGCCTCGGGGACTCTCCTGGCCATTAGCTTTGTGGTCTTTACCATCTTGGCCTTGGCCCCGGGAGACCCCTTAAGTGAATTTGCCAACAATCCGGCGATCACCGCAGAGGTGCGGGAAAATATCCGGCGATCGCTCGGCCTCGATCAACCTTTCCAGATTCGTTATTTCAAATGGCTCTGGGCCCTGATTCAGGGTGACCTGGGCTATTCCTTCACGAGCAAAAGCCCGGTGCTAAGCTTAATCTGGCAACGGCTGCCGACGACCCTCTGGGTAGTGGGCATTGCCTATGGGGTGAGTGTGGCGATCGCCTTACCCCTGGGGATTATTTCTGCCCTGCGTCGCAATTCTCTGTTCGATCAACTGGCCACCACCGCCGCATTTTTGGGTTATTCTCTGCCCACTTTTTTCACGGGGCTCCTGGCGATTATCCTCTTCAGCGTGCAGTTGCAATGGCTCCCCTCGATGTATAACAGCACTTTAGTGGTGAATAACCTTGCCAGTTTTGGGCAGCAAATCCAACAATCGATTTTGCCGATTGCTGTACTGGCGTTGTATCAGACGGCTGTTTTGACTCGCTTTGTGCGCAATGCAATCCTCGAAGAGTTGCCCCAAGATTATGTGCGAACGGCCTATGCCAAAGGTTTGGGAGAATTCGCCGTACTACGCAAACATATTTTGCGAAACGCCTTAATTCCCGTTGTCACCCTCGTCGCCTTGGATGTGCCGACAATTTTTACCGGCGCGTTGATCACGGAGCAAATTTTTCGCGTGCCAGGAATTGGGGCATTGCTGATTGAATCGATTAACCGCAGCGATACCCCTGTCGTCATGGGGATTACGATGATTTACGCAATCCTAGTGGTCATTTTTAATGCGATCGCCGACTTGAGTTATCGTCTCCTCGATCCCCGCATTAAATAA
- the gyrA gene encoding DNA gyrase, A subunit, translating to MISPQERIIPTDLSNEMSRSYLEYAMSVIVGRALPDARDGLKPVHRRILYAMYELGLTPDRPFRKCARVVGEVLGKYHPHGDTAVYDALVRMAQDFSMRDPLINGHGNFGSIDNDPAAAMRYTECRLQSLATNALLRDIEADTVDFADTFDGSQQEPVVLPSRVPQLLVNGSSGIAVGMATNIPPHNLGEIIDGVTALIHNPEITIKELMQFIPAPDFPTGAQILGRSGIRDAYLTGRGSITMRGVATIETLQQNGREKEAIIVTELPYQTNKAALIERIADMVNDKKLDGISDIRDESDRQGMRIVIELKRDAYPRVVLNNLYKHTPLQANFGANMLALVNGEPQLLNLKQFLEVFLDFRIEVIARRTRYELRKAQERDHILQGLLIALGNLDAVIRLIRQAADTITARQELMDGYSLSQAQADAILQMQLRRLTALEADKIEAEHQDLLLKITDLEDILARRERVNAIIEEELAEIKSIHQSDRRTELVLDDGDLQDIDLIANEQAAILLTEQGYIKRMPVATFDAQNRATRGKAATKMKEDDGVDHFLTCCDHDHVLFFTDRGVVYSISAYQIPQSSRTARGLPAIQLLPIPKEEKITAMLAVSEFTEDEYLVMLTQKGYIKKTALSAFAKIRSNGLIAISLEDGDELRWVRLARQEDSIIVASSEGMAIHFQADHHQLRPLGRSTRGVRSMKLKSDEDRLVSMDIVSAQITAAIASADNAEEDDENEEVTESADQGPWVIAVTTKGFGKRVPVGRFRLQNRAGVGLRAIKFKSADDRLASLRIVNAGDELMLVTGRGIMIRQAVESTSLQSRNATGVRVQRLDEDDAIVAVALVPPAAEGEGSEAMDSIAEEE from the coding sequence ATGATCTCCCCCCAGGAGCGCATTATCCCCACTGATCTGAGTAATGAAATGTCACGCTCGTACCTAGAGTATGCCATGAGCGTGATTGTGGGGCGGGCGCTACCCGATGCGCGGGATGGTCTCAAGCCCGTACATCGCCGCATTCTCTATGCTATGTATGAGCTGGGTTTGACCCCTGATCGCCCTTTTCGAAAATGTGCCCGGGTCGTCGGGGAAGTCCTCGGTAAATACCATCCCCACGGTGATACGGCGGTCTATGATGCCCTGGTGCGGATGGCCCAAGATTTTTCGATGCGCGACCCGCTGATCAATGGCCATGGCAACTTTGGCTCCATTGACAACGACCCGGCGGCGGCGATGCGCTATACCGAATGTCGTCTCCAATCTCTCGCCACCAATGCTCTACTGCGAGACATTGAAGCTGATACCGTTGATTTTGCTGATACTTTTGATGGCTCCCAACAAGAGCCTGTGGTCTTACCTTCTCGGGTGCCCCAACTGCTGGTGAATGGCTCATCGGGGATTGCCGTGGGGATGGCGACAAATATTCCGCCCCACAATCTCGGCGAAATCATTGATGGAGTGACCGCCCTGATCCACAATCCTGAGATCACCATCAAAGAATTGATGCAATTTATCCCGGCCCCAGATTTCCCGACGGGGGCGCAAATTCTTGGTCGTTCCGGCATTCGGGATGCTTATCTCACCGGACGTGGCTCAATCACCATGCGGGGGGTCGCGACCATTGAAACGCTTCAACAAAACGGTCGAGAAAAAGAAGCAATTATTGTCACAGAACTTCCCTACCAGACCAATAAAGCGGCTCTCATCGAACGGATTGCCGATATGGTCAACGATAAGAAACTAGATGGAATTTCTGATATTCGCGATGAAAGCGATCGCCAGGGGATGCGCATCGTCATCGAACTGAAACGGGATGCCTATCCCCGGGTTGTTTTAAACAATCTCTACAAACACACCCCCCTCCAGGCGAACTTCGGTGCGAATATGCTGGCCCTTGTTAACGGGGAACCCCAGCTGCTAAACCTGAAGCAGTTCCTCGAAGTTTTCTTAGATTTCCGCATCGAGGTCATCGCCCGCCGTACTCGCTACGAACTGCGTAAAGCCCAGGAACGGGATCACATTCTCCAAGGTCTGCTCATTGCCCTAGGAAACCTCGATGCCGTCATTCGCCTGATTCGCCAAGCTGCCGATACCATCACCGCTCGCCAGGAGTTGATGGATGGCTATAGTCTCAGCCAAGCTCAAGCCGACGCCATTTTACAGATGCAGTTGCGTCGCTTGACAGCCCTGGAAGCAGACAAGATTGAAGCGGAACACCAGGATTTACTGCTCAAAATTACTGACCTAGAGGACATCCTCGCCCGCCGGGAACGGGTGAATGCGATCATTGAGGAAGAACTAGCAGAGATTAAGTCCATTCACCAGAGCGATCGCCGCACTGAGTTAGTCCTTGACGATGGTGATTTGCAAGATATCGACCTAATTGCCAATGAACAGGCGGCAATTCTCCTTACAGAACAGGGCTACATTAAACGGATGCCCGTGGCCACCTTTGACGCCCAAAACCGAGCTACCCGTGGGAAAGCAGCCACCAAAATGAAGGAAGATGACGGCGTGGATCACTTCCTCACTTGTTGTGACCATGACCATGTGCTGTTTTTCACAGACCGGGGGGTCGTGTATTCGATCAGTGCCTACCAAATTCCCCAGAGTTCTCGTACGGCCCGGGGCTTACCTGCCATTCAACTGCTGCCCATTCCCAAGGAAGAAAAAATTACGGCGATGTTGGCGGTGAGCGAGTTTACCGAGGATGAATACCTCGTGATGTTGACCCAAAAAGGTTACATCAAGAAAACCGCCCTCTCCGCCTTCGCCAAAATTCGCTCCAATGGTCTGATTGCTATTTCCCTCGAAGATGGGGATGAGTTGCGTTGGGTCCGTTTGGCCCGCCAGGAGGACAGCATTATTGTCGCCAGTAGTGAAGGGATGGCAATCCATTTCCAAGCCGACCATCATCAACTGCGTCCCTTAGGTCGTTCTACCCGGGGGGTGCGGTCCATGAAACTCAAGTCCGATGAAGACCGCCTTGTGAGTATGGACATTGTTTCGGCGCAAATTACGGCGGCGATCGCCTCGGCGGACAATGCAGAGGAAGATGACGAGAACGAAGAAGTCACCGAAAGCGCTGACCAAGGCCCCTGGGTAATTGCTGTGACAACCAAAGGTTTCGGTAAGCGAGTTCCCGTGGGTCGTTTCCGTCTGCAAAATCGGGCTGGGGTTGGCCTGCGGGCGATTAAGTTCAAATCAGCAGATGACCGCCTCGCTTCCTTGCGGATTGTGAATGCAGGTGATGAGTTGATGTTAGTCACTGGGCGGGGCATCATGATTCGCCAGGCAGTGGAATCTACTTCCCTCCAATCCCGCAACGCTACCGGGGTACGGGTGCAGCGCCTTGATGAGGATGATGCGATCGTCGCGGTGGCCCTGGTGCCCCCTGCCGCCGAAGGAGAGGGTTCAGAGGCTATGGACAGCATCGCTGAAGAAGAATAA
- the comEc gene encoding competence protein produces the protein MTFYRGILLCLGYILGLGLTGFWGPLNPRPDGLQWGMMVSAIAFVTMLATVFLPRYFWQLPRRWWPLFGLVVLLAVGYGQVRLPRPAANGLFALTQAQPNLLQSPVEIRGEIYQTTNSADPQHQRFWLRTTEVRQGQNVAAPAENLYVTLTGDFPALHRGDRLQLTGRLYAPRPPQNRFAFSFPDYLRQRNTFLGFSAWEADLQRRDRPISDRIRQRIQRSHGQFLAERPASLLSSMVLGRQAANLDREIYDLWVKAGLAYTVAASGFHVSLLLGLVLWLLRDRAVKIQFAVAAGVLLGYVLLTGLQPSILRAALMGMGGLVALLLDRQVKPISLLLVTATVLLLINPLWLWDLGFQLSFLATFGLFTTLEPIQKKLDFLPLNVATAIAIPIAASLWTLPLLAYQFNVIASYSVFTSIVLSPAIALVSLGGMISGFLGLLSPQLGGAIAYILVWPLGGMIWLVERVVALPGAQMTVAALHWSQLLVFYGVMLLIWRTKWAQKRFVFLSASLLTLFIVLLIYRHFNTTQVTIFSDRQTPVIVAQARGKTVVINGGSSGFWDYNLVPFLRRNGISQIEALVNFTATDQELPETPQTFPIQQSFTLEPETNPEAIALRTLEPQRIGAIDLQLLQENVHLLEIRLQGQSFYLLAKQNPEADFIAQWNPGILIAQPSDLDAKIWQTLRPQRAIAIGSPQGHFLAPNAIVHWTATEGTLQWTPQRGLSSLAPTNF, from the coding sequence ATGACTTTCTACCGTGGTATTTTGCTTTGTCTAGGGTATATTTTGGGCCTTGGCTTAACCGGATTTTGGGGGCCATTAAATCCCAGGCCTGACGGATTGCAATGGGGGATGATGGTCAGTGCGATCGCCTTTGTCACAATGCTGGCAACGGTCTTTCTCCCCCGCTATTTCTGGCAACTGCCGCGTCGCTGGTGGCCCCTGTTTGGATTGGTGGTGCTTTTGGCGGTGGGCTATGGCCAAGTTCGTTTACCTCGCCCCGCCGCCAATGGTTTATTTGCCCTCACCCAAGCCCAGCCCAATTTATTACAAAGTCCCGTAGAAATTCGCGGCGAAATTTATCAAACAACCAACAGCGCTGACCCCCAGCACCAAAGGTTTTGGCTCCGCACAACCGAGGTGCGGCAAGGGCAAAATGTGGCGGCTCCAGCGGAAAATTTGTATGTCACCTTAACGGGGGATTTTCCGGCTTTGCACCGGGGCGATCGCCTCCAGCTCACGGGCCGCTTGTATGCCCCCCGACCACCCCAAAATCGGTTTGCCTTCAGCTTTCCCGATTACCTGCGCCAACGCAATACTTTCTTGGGTTTTAGTGCCTGGGAAGCAGATTTACAGCGACGCGATCGCCCAATTTCTGACCGGATTCGCCAACGGATTCAACGGAGTCACGGGCAATTTTTAGCAGAGCGCCCGGCCAGTTTGCTTAGTTCCATGGTGCTGGGGCGACAGGCGGCTAATTTGGATCGCGAGATCTATGACCTCTGGGTGAAGGCAGGCTTAGCCTATACGGTGGCGGCGTCAGGATTCCATGTGTCCTTGCTGTTGGGATTGGTGTTATGGCTCCTGCGCGATCGCGCGGTCAAAATTCAGTTTGCTGTTGCCGCAGGTGTTCTCCTGGGTTACGTGCTGCTGACGGGGTTACAACCTTCTATTCTGCGGGCGGCCCTGATGGGCATGGGCGGTCTGGTGGCCCTGTTGCTCGATCGCCAAGTGAAACCCATCAGTTTGTTACTGGTAACGGCGACGGTGTTGCTGCTGATCAATCCTTTGTGGCTTTGGGATTTGGGCTTTCAACTGAGTTTTTTGGCAACCTTTGGCCTGTTTACGACCCTCGAACCCATTCAGAAAAAACTGGACTTCCTGCCGCTCAATGTGGCCACGGCGATCGCCATTCCCATCGCCGCCAGCCTCTGGACGTTGCCCCTGTTGGCCTATCAGTTCAATGTGATCGCCAGCTATTCAGTGTTTACAAGTATTGTGCTGTCCCCGGCGATCGCCCTGGTGAGTTTAGGGGGGATGATTAGTGGATTTTTGGGCCTATTGAGTCCCCAGTTGGGCGGGGCGATCGCCTACATTTTGGTTTGGCCCCTAGGGGGAATGATTTGGCTGGTAGAACGGGTGGTGGCGTTACCGGGGGCGCAGATGACAGTGGCGGCCCTCCATTGGTCTCAGTTGCTGGTTTTCTATGGGGTGATGCTGCTGATTTGGCGGACGAAATGGGCCCAGAAACGTTTTGTTTTTCTCAGTGCGAGCTTGCTGACGCTGTTTATCGTGCTGCTCATTTATCGCCATTTCAATACGACCCAGGTGACGATTTTTAGCGATCGCCAAACCCCGGTGATTGTCGCCCAGGCTCGCGGCAAAACGGTCGTGATCAATGGCGGCTCCAGTGGTTTTTGGGATTATAATCTCGTGCCTTTTTTGCGACGTAACGGAATTAGTCAAATCGAGGCTCTGGTGAACTTTACAGCGACAGATCAAGAGTTGCCAGAGACGCCCCAGACATTCCCAATTCAGCAGTCTTTCACCCTTGAGCCAGAAACCAACCCAGAGGCGATCGCCCTCCGCACCCTCGAACCCCAACGCATCGGGGCGATCGATCTGCAACTGCTCCAAGAGAATGTACATTTGCTGGAAATTCGGCTCCAGGGACAATCTTTTTATCTTTTGGCGAAACAAAATCCAGAAGCAGATTTTATTGCCCAGTGGAACCCTGGGATTCTCATCGCCCAACCATCAGACCTCGACGCGAAAATTTGGCAGACCCTCCGGCCCCAGCGGGCGATCGCCATCGGTTCCCCCCAAGGGCATTTTTTAGCCCCCAATGCGATCGTCCATTGGACCGCTACCGAGGGAACCCTCCAGTGGACTCCCCAGCGGGGCTTAAGCAGCCTGGCGCCGACTAATTTCTAG
- a CDS encoding iron compound TonB-dependent receptor, putative: protein MAQFSFVKTVSCVFLYLFCGAIAAAAQTEINLQADSETEDQETVDFELTVIDQLLNQTVYGPSRREETVKDATRAAYVINREQIEAQGYRTVNEALRYFPGIFTDSTSGSRLGAQSSQILRGANNSSQTLILLDGRPINRFDSGAFDLSTLTTDNVERIEVIPGGGSALFGSNAIGGVINIVTRQPEFNQPVVVETGLDLGSFGYNRQRVGVSFGSEAQAVRVAYDRTAADNDFEFDIPVSGLAGIRDNAASNIQNVNLQAVTQLGDRHRLRFSGIYSSKDLEIPGSVTFPSPNATQYDNNWLLSLDLESRLGNGDDSMLTTKVFADFNDFRFFNDQFGTTDARYENRSFGTQIQHNWQLSETQNLTYGVDYRYLTATAEDPGVFGFSYDENLSQGAIFARYGWDVSPEFALNFGLRQDFNSLADGSVTSPSAGFAWQVGTATRIRGNYARNFRVPTAVDLYFPGFSNPDLVPETANSFDLGIDHRFSDRALVRLTYFNNTLDDAIVFDLGTFTPQNIQKARNQGLEAELTVQLAPSLSAFANYTWNNSKILADTNPAFVGNEVAFAGTDYFNIGLAYENPQGIYAGVFLKRVGDRLTNNANTNSLEGYTNVDLRARYPLSETVNLTASVENLFDADFETFPGYPGVERRFQIGVNARFR, encoded by the coding sequence ATGGCCCAATTTTCCTTTGTTAAGACCGTTTCTTGTGTTTTTCTTTATTTGTTCTGTGGCGCGATCGCCGCTGCTGCTCAAACGGAAATCAACCTTCAAGCAGACTCAGAAACTGAAGATCAAGAAACCGTTGATTTTGAGTTGACAGTAATCGATCAGCTTTTAAATCAAACGGTTTATGGCCCTTCCCGCCGTGAAGAAACGGTTAAAGATGCCACCCGCGCCGCCTATGTGATTAACCGTGAGCAGATCGAAGCCCAGGGTTATCGCACGGTGAATGAAGCCTTGCGGTATTTTCCTGGCATTTTTACGGATAGTACCTCTGGATCCCGCTTGGGAGCCCAAAGTTCCCAAATTTTGCGGGGGGCGAACAACTCTTCCCAAACTCTGATTTTGCTTGATGGCAGACCGATTAACCGTTTTGATTCTGGTGCTTTCGATCTATCGACTTTAACAACGGATAATGTGGAGCGGATCGAGGTCATCCCTGGGGGCGGTTCGGCGCTATTTGGCTCCAATGCCATCGGCGGGGTGATCAACATCGTCACGCGGCAACCGGAATTTAATCAACCGGTAGTGGTGGAAACGGGTCTTGATTTGGGGAGCTTTGGCTATAATCGCCAGCGGGTCGGGGTGAGTTTTGGGTCGGAGGCCCAGGCTGTTCGCGTTGCCTATGACCGCACGGCTGCAGATAATGACTTTGAGTTTGATATTCCGGTCAGTGGTCTAGCGGGAATCCGAGATAATGCCGCTAGTAATATTCAAAATGTGAACCTCCAGGCAGTTACCCAGTTAGGCGATCGCCATCGACTGCGCTTTAGCGGTATCTATAGCAGCAAGGATCTCGAAATTCCGGGGAGTGTGACTTTCCCTAGCCCTAACGCGACGCAATACGACAATAATTGGCTACTGTCATTGGATTTAGAGTCTCGCCTCGGCAATGGCGATGATTCAATGCTGACAACGAAGGTTTTCGCAGATTTCAATGATTTTCGTTTCTTCAATGATCAATTTGGGACGACCGATGCCCGCTATGAAAACCGTTCCTTTGGCACACAAATCCAGCATAACTGGCAACTCAGCGAGACCCAAAACCTCACCTATGGCGTGGATTACCGCTATTTAACCGCAACAGCAGAAGATCCTGGTGTGTTTGGCTTTAGCTATGACGAAAACCTCAGTCAGGGGGCGATTTTTGCGCGCTATGGCTGGGATGTTTCCCCGGAATTTGCCCTCAATTTTGGTCTACGCCAAGACTTTAATAGTTTGGCGGATGGTTCGGTGACGTCTCCGAGTGCCGGGTTTGCCTGGCAAGTAGGAACAGCCACCCGCATCCGGGGTAATTATGCCCGCAATTTCCGCGTTCCCACAGCGGTGGATCTATATTTCCCTGGGTTTAGTAATCCTGATTTAGTCCCGGAAACGGCCAATAGTTTTGACTTGGGCATTGACCACCGCTTTTCTGACCGGGCACTGGTGCGACTAACCTATTTTAATAACACCCTCGATGATGCCATTGTTTTCGACCTCGGCACATTCACCCCCCAAAATATTCAAAAAGCCCGGAATCAAGGTTTAGAGGCAGAGTTAACAGTGCAACTGGCGCCTTCTCTTTCTGCTTTTGCTAACTACACTTGGAACAACTCTAAAATTCTCGCCGACACTAATCCTGCATTCGTTGGCAATGAGGTCGCCTTTGCGGGGACGGATTATTTCAATATTGGCCTCGCCTACGAAAATCCCCAGGGTATTTATGCGGGTGTTTTCCTGAAGCGGGTGGGCGATCGCCTAACAAATAACGCCAATACAAACTCCCTTGAAGGCTACACCAATGTGGATTTGCGGGCTCGCTACCCCCTCAGTGAAACCGTGAATCTGACGGCGAGTGTGGAAAATTTATTTGACGCAGATTTTGAAACCTTCCCGGGCTACCCTGGAGTGGAACGGCGCTTCCAAATCGGCGTGAATGCCCGCTTCCGTTAA